A single window of Granulicella sibirica DNA harbors:
- a CDS encoding RNA polymerase sigma factor, which translates to MNADVIAYVPNELAEASEVGEAVVSRHHLSDDASSVMVLVEPTDEHLLALVGEGSRDALGVLFRRHARTVFHLAWRILRDESEADDLRQETFIYIAERAQLYDAEKGSGASWIRQATYHRAIDRRRYLDVRQHYNSEEFDEKRVPITAEHSSPSSLDGKAIRDRLSRQLTADQQQTLELHLFEGYSLREIAEKNGQTLGNVKHHYYRALERLRSHLFSQKRG; encoded by the coding sequence ATGAACGCAGACGTTATCGCCTATGTGCCGAATGAGCTTGCCGAAGCTTCTGAAGTCGGGGAGGCCGTGGTCAGCCGACATCATCTGAGCGATGATGCATCGAGCGTAATGGTTCTTGTTGAACCCACTGATGAGCACCTTCTGGCGTTGGTCGGGGAAGGATCGAGGGACGCCCTTGGCGTTCTTTTCCGCCGCCACGCGCGGACCGTGTTCCACCTCGCGTGGCGCATTCTTCGCGACGAGTCGGAAGCTGACGACCTCCGACAAGAGACATTCATTTACATTGCGGAGCGGGCCCAACTCTACGACGCTGAGAAGGGCTCCGGGGCATCGTGGATCAGACAAGCGACCTATCATCGCGCAATCGATCGGAGGCGGTATCTCGATGTTAGGCAGCACTACAACTCCGAAGAGTTTGACGAGAAACGCGTGCCCATTACAGCGGAGCATTCCTCTCCGTCATCTCTTGATGGAAAGGCCATTCGGGACCGCTTGAGCAGGCAATTGACGGCAGATCAACAGCAAACATTAGAACTGCATCTTTTCGAGGGATACAGCCTCCGCGAAATCGCGGAGAAGAATGGGCAAACACTCGGAAACGTAAAGCACCACTACTACCGGGCTCTGGAGCGCTTGCGCTCTCATCTCTTCTCCCAGAAACGTGGTTAG
- a CDS encoding helix-turn-helix domain-containing protein: MADLHIPESLTLEQAIGRVLFDLRTQRNLNQIDVAIATNFAVRTIRTMEQGRQSMTIRSLDALALFYRIRIEDILIRAKALRGDPL; encoded by the coding sequence GTGGCAGATCTCCACATACCGGAATCGTTGACGTTGGAGCAGGCGATTGGTCGCGTTCTATTCGATTTACGGACTCAAAGGAACCTTAATCAGATCGACGTCGCGATTGCAACAAACTTCGCCGTGAGAACGATCCGAACGATGGAGCAAGGTCGACAAAGCATGACGATCCGCTCATTAGACGCACTCGCCCTCTTTTATCGCATTCGCATCGAGGACATCCTGATTCGAGCGAAAGCACTACGCGGAGATCCGCTTTAG
- a CDS encoding helix-turn-helix domain-containing protein encodes MVLTRRENKGLSQMDLAVATGYSLRYMGDVERGAKSATMRTMNDLATLLDASLGSLVIEAEALLNIKQAPVRKLTNRQKRQ; translated from the coding sequence GTGGTCTTGACTCGACGAGAGAATAAAGGTCTCTCTCAGATGGATCTCGCTGTTGCGACTGGCTACAGTTTGCGCTACATGGGGGATGTCGAGCGAGGGGCGAAAAGTGCAACCATGCGCACAATGAATGATCTTGCGACGCTCCTGGACGCATCGCTGGGATCGCTGGTGATTGAGGCGGAAGCACTGCTCAACATAAAGCAAGCACCGGTTAGAAAGTTAACAAATCGACAAAAGAGACAGTAG
- a CDS encoding NAD(P)-binding domain-containing protein yields MMKTVTIIGAGNVGTTLAILLTQHNYVIQEICSGTRSSAERLHEIIGSDQVDSDVYRLTPLTSV; encoded by the coding sequence ATGATGAAAACCGTCACGATTATTGGTGCGGGTAATGTCGGTACAACGCTGGCGATCTTGCTGACGCAACACAACTATGTAATTCAAGAGATCTGCAGTGGAACCAGGTCTTCGGCAGAGCGACTTCACGAGATCATTGGGTCTGACCAAGTGGACTCCGACGTTTACCGATTGACACCGTTGACATCTGTTTAG
- a CDS encoding xanthine dehydrogenase family protein molybdopterin-binding subunit — protein sequence MSIKDAAQAVMKKAVQIAPDAWMPGGKPDPLIRQKHGLIGTPTSRLDGPQKVSGTAKFAAEFPMENMVYAALKYSTVAKGRIKGLDTAAAEAASGVVLVMTYRNAPRMKPAPPFMSSAKAAGGDDLPIMQDEAIHWNGQPVALVLADTQEQADYAKSLVSVVYETESSVTLFEDAKANAEPGVFQGEPLLLEIGDAEASLAAASHKVDVIYKTPRHSHNPIELHAATIGWNGEDLRVHDASQGVAHAAWSLAQVFGLKEEQVHVTSPYVGGGFGSKTLWQHQILAAAASKVAGRPVRIMLSREGVYRIVGGRTLTEQRVAIGANAEGQFEALIHTGTVAMGHHNNMPEPFILPAKSAYRSASFKLDVEAVKMDMLANTFMRAPGESVGTFGLECAVDELAISLGMDPIELRLRNEPEKDPTTGAPFSSRHIVEAYRAGAEKFGWSGRRATPGTHREGEWLIGMGCATATYPYYRMPGGAARITLTHDGRATVEIAAHEMGMGTATTQTMVTADRLGLGMECVTVNYGDSHFPGVVLAGGSQQTASIGASVTAAHRELIKELLKLAGKDSLLAGLDADEVIGRDGYLCKAEEPGRRESYVSIMARAQRSEVTVEANAPPPLEFTHWSMHSYGAMFCEVRVNTVTGETRVSRFLGSFDCGRILNPKTAASQFRGGIIMGLGLALMEETEFDERTGRVMNPSLAEYHVPVHMDVPEIDVIWTDIPDPHAPMGAHGVGEIGITGVGAAVANAVYSATGKRVRDLPITLDKIL from the coding sequence ATGAGTATCAAAGACGCCGCGCAAGCGGTTATGAAGAAGGCCGTCCAGATCGCCCCTGATGCGTGGATGCCAGGTGGAAAGCCCGACCCGTTGATTCGTCAAAAGCACGGACTTATTGGAACGCCCACTTCGCGGCTGGACGGACCGCAGAAGGTGAGTGGGACGGCAAAATTCGCGGCCGAGTTTCCGATGGAGAACATGGTTTACGCGGCGCTCAAGTACAGCACTGTAGCGAAAGGCCGAATCAAGGGACTTGATACGGCTGCGGCTGAAGCGGCGTCCGGTGTGGTCCTGGTCATGACCTACCGCAACGCGCCTCGAATGAAGCCTGCGCCCCCGTTCATGTCGAGCGCGAAAGCCGCCGGTGGCGATGACCTGCCAATCATGCAGGATGAAGCAATCCACTGGAATGGCCAACCTGTAGCCCTGGTTCTTGCCGATACACAGGAGCAAGCCGACTACGCGAAGTCGCTGGTATCCGTGGTTTATGAGACAGAATCGTCGGTGACCTTATTCGAAGACGCGAAGGCCAACGCTGAGCCAGGAGTTTTTCAGGGGGAACCACTGCTCCTGGAGATTGGGGATGCCGAAGCTTCGTTGGCAGCCGCCTCGCATAAAGTCGATGTGATCTACAAAACTCCGCGCCACAGTCACAACCCAATCGAACTCCATGCGGCGACGATCGGATGGAACGGAGAAGATCTCAGGGTGCATGATGCCTCGCAAGGGGTAGCTCATGCTGCCTGGTCACTTGCGCAGGTCTTCGGCCTCAAGGAGGAACAGGTCCATGTCACATCTCCTTACGTTGGAGGTGGCTTCGGAAGCAAGACCCTCTGGCAGCATCAGATCCTTGCGGCTGCTGCGTCGAAAGTAGCGGGACGGCCCGTGCGAATCATGCTGTCCCGCGAAGGGGTCTACCGCATCGTAGGCGGTCGCACTCTGACGGAACAACGGGTTGCAATCGGCGCAAACGCAGAGGGTCAGTTCGAAGCGCTCATCCATACGGGCACGGTAGCGATGGGCCACCATAACAACATGCCGGAGCCGTTCATTCTTCCGGCAAAGTCGGCGTACCGCTCGGCAAGCTTCAAGCTTGATGTAGAAGCGGTGAAGATGGACATGCTCGCGAATACGTTCATGCGAGCGCCGGGAGAGTCGGTTGGTACCTTCGGTCTGGAATGTGCCGTCGATGAACTTGCTATAAGTCTCGGTATGGACCCTATCGAACTGAGGCTTCGGAACGAGCCCGAGAAGGATCCGACTACCGGAGCGCCGTTCTCGTCGCGTCACATCGTGGAAGCCTACAGGGCTGGTGCGGAAAAGTTTGGTTGGTCAGGGCGTCGAGCGACGCCGGGCACCCATCGTGAGGGCGAGTGGCTCATCGGTATGGGATGTGCGACCGCGACATATCCTTATTACAGAATGCCCGGCGGAGCGGCGCGGATCACTTTGACCCACGATGGGCGAGCTACCGTTGAAATCGCAGCACATGAGATGGGCATGGGGACTGCGACTACGCAGACCATGGTCACCGCCGACCGTCTTGGACTTGGTATGGAGTGTGTGACTGTGAACTACGGAGACTCCCACTTTCCCGGCGTTGTCCTTGCGGGCGGCTCGCAGCAGACTGCTTCGATTGGTGCCTCGGTCACGGCTGCTCATCGAGAACTCATCAAGGAATTACTGAAACTCGCAGGTAAGGACTCTCTGCTTGCTGGCCTTGATGCGGACGAAGTGATTGGGCGAGACGGTTATCTGTGCAAGGCGGAAGAGCCGGGGCGTCGCGAGAGCTATGTATCCATCATGGCGCGGGCTCAACGCAGTGAGGTCACGGTGGAAGCGAACGCTCCCCCACCGCTCGAATTCACACATTGGTCGATGCACTCTTATGGAGCCATGTTCTGTGAGGTTCGAGTGAACACAGTCACAGGTGAAACCAGAGTGAGCCGCTTTCTTGGCTCATTTGACTGTGGCCGTATTCTCAATCCGAAGACAGCCGCGAGCCAGTTCCGGGGCGGGATCATTATGGGGCTCGGTCTCGCGCTCATGGAGGAGACGGAGTTCGATGAGCGCACCGGACGCGTGATGAACCCCAGTCTTGCCGAGTATCACGTGCCCGTACACATGGACGTTCCCGAAATCGATGTGATCTGGACCGACATTCCTGACCCGCACGCTCCAATGGGAGCACACGGGGTTGGAGAAATCGGAATCACGGGTGTCGGAGCAGCGGTCGCGAATGCTGTTTATAGCGCCACAGGAAAACGCGTTCGGGACCTGCCAATTACTTTGGACAAGATCTTATAG
- a CDS encoding FAD binding domain-containing protein, whose translation MNAFTYARATDVADALRHGGEIDAKYLGGGTNLVDLMRENLERPSALVDVTNLSSEIMEREDGSILIGAAARNTAVAENRAIRTRYPLLARAILAGASGQIRNMATVGGNLLQRTRCTYFYDDDGSRCNKRNPGQGCDAIEGFNRIHAILGASTSCVATHPSDMCVALAALDAMVHVTGSQGQRIRALTDLHLLPGDHPEIETTLAPGELITAVELPVLPFARHSIYRKVRDRASYAFALVSVAAAMELEIGVVKDVRLALGGVAHKPWRALKLEALLRGRPATNESFLAAANEELTDAKPLSHNGFKVELAKRTIVAVLAELAGGVA comes from the coding sequence ATGAACGCCTTCACGTATGCACGCGCGACTGATGTTGCAGACGCCCTCCGACATGGCGGCGAAATCGATGCGAAATACCTCGGAGGCGGCACGAATCTCGTCGACCTGATGCGAGAGAATCTGGAGCGGCCGTCCGCATTGGTTGACGTGACCAACCTTTCAAGTGAGATCATGGAGAGGGAAGACGGTAGCATCCTTATCGGAGCTGCGGCGAGGAATACGGCGGTCGCAGAGAATCGCGCGATACGGACGCGCTACCCTCTGCTTGCGCGAGCTATATTGGCCGGGGCCTCCGGACAAATACGCAACATGGCTACCGTTGGTGGCAACCTGCTGCAGCGGACTCGCTGTACCTACTTTTACGATGACGACGGATCGCGCTGCAACAAGCGAAATCCGGGGCAAGGTTGTGACGCTATCGAAGGTTTCAACCGAATCCACGCCATTCTTGGGGCCTCTACGTCTTGCGTTGCGACTCATCCCTCGGACATGTGTGTCGCTCTCGCCGCACTTGATGCGATGGTGCATGTCACAGGCTCACAAGGTCAACGCATCCGTGCGCTCACCGACCTGCACCTTCTCCCTGGGGATCATCCCGAGATCGAGACGACGCTCGCTCCCGGCGAATTGATCACAGCGGTGGAGTTGCCAGTTTTGCCTTTCGCTCGGCATTCGATATACCGCAAGGTTCGGGACAGAGCGAGCTACGCGTTCGCACTGGTTTCGGTCGCAGCCGCGATGGAACTAGAGATCGGAGTCGTAAAGGATGTCCGACTCGCTCTGGGCGGAGTCGCCCACAAACCCTGGCGAGCCTTGAAGCTCGAGGCCTTGTTGAGGGGGAGACCCGCCACCAATGAAAGCTTCCTGGCCGCAGCAAATGAGGAGCTCACGGATGCAAAACCTTTGAGCCATAACGGATTCAAAGTAGAGCTCGCAAAGCGCACCATTGTCGCGGTGCTGGCGGAGTTGGCAGGAGGCGTTGCATGA
- a CDS encoding 2Fe-2S iron-sulfur cluster-binding protein: MSININGSPIDLPKDTRVSLLDLLRDHLDLAGTKKGCNQGACGACTVLVDGERILSCLALAVQYDGRSVTTIEGLSTEGVLHPLQRAFIEHDGFQCGYCTPGQICSAVGMLGEIRRGVPSNVTGDLEGVSISLTRDELCERMSGNLCRCGAYNGIVDAITEFAEASK; the protein is encoded by the coding sequence ATGTCGATAAACATCAACGGATCACCCATCGATTTGCCGAAGGACACGCGAGTATCTTTGCTCGACCTTCTTCGCGACCATCTGGATCTCGCGGGCACCAAGAAGGGGTGTAACCAAGGGGCGTGCGGGGCCTGCACCGTTCTGGTTGACGGAGAACGCATTCTCTCCTGTCTCGCACTCGCCGTACAGTATGACGGTCGCTCGGTAACAACGATCGAAGGTTTATCAACGGAGGGGGTGTTGCATCCGCTCCAGCGTGCGTTCATTGAGCATGACGGCTTTCAGTGTGGCTACTGCACTCCGGGGCAGATTTGCTCAGCCGTGGGCATGCTGGGGGAGATAAGACGGGGTGTACCTAGCAACGTGACCGGCGATCTGGAAGGGGTGTCGATCAGCCTCACGCGCGATGAGCTTTGCGAACGGATGAGTGGAAATCTGTGCCGTTGCGGTGCCTACAACGGGATTGTCGATGCGATCACGGAGTTTGCGGAGGCCTCAAAATGA
- a CDS encoding two-component system sensor histidine kinase NtrB — protein MKIEETLQLAAETAGVGTWHLFVAKEELSSSPKCKEIFGFPPEAEFAYADFLSVLYPDDRPLVEAAIADALDPNGKGLYELDYRIVRPDGLIRWLGGKGKAFFEERNGERVASRLIGTVLDRTERRNIQDALIESEKLAVTGRLAASIAHEIRNPLDTVVSLLYLLRTESSEVKRSEYIQLAEDELRRVSEIATNTLRFYHDPGGTTPFDLAELAGTVVKLFQGRIVTSGVTVQTIIPDGVLVSAPQGELRQVIANLVGNALDAMPDGGRLVLRVRKFMNHRTGKLCVRLTVADTGIGMPPEVLSRVFEAFYTTKGAGGNGLGLWLSLEIMKKCGSSMRVRSAVKRGTVFHLSLEGAQPQSSKGRDGTSAES, from the coding sequence TTGAAAATCGAAGAAACGCTGCAACTCGCCGCAGAGACGGCTGGTGTAGGCACGTGGCACCTGTTTGTTGCGAAAGAGGAGCTTAGCAGTTCTCCCAAATGCAAAGAGATCTTTGGATTTCCACCCGAGGCTGAATTCGCTTATGCCGACTTTCTCTCTGTCCTTTATCCTGATGACCGTCCATTGGTCGAGGCTGCGATAGCAGACGCTCTTGATCCGAACGGGAAGGGTCTCTATGAACTGGACTACCGGATCGTTCGGCCTGACGGACTCATTCGTTGGCTCGGCGGAAAAGGGAAGGCATTCTTTGAAGAACGCAACGGTGAGCGAGTAGCCAGTCGACTGATTGGAACTGTTCTTGATCGAACCGAGCGTCGGAATATTCAGGATGCACTCATAGAATCCGAGAAGCTTGCAGTGACGGGACGCCTAGCCGCATCTATTGCCCATGAAATCCGGAACCCGCTAGACACGGTGGTCAGCCTTCTTTATTTGCTTCGTACGGAATCGTCCGAAGTGAAACGTTCTGAATATATTCAACTAGCCGAAGATGAGCTTAGACGTGTCTCGGAGATCGCGACGAACACCCTTCGCTTCTACCACGATCCGGGCGGGACGACCCCGTTCGACTTGGCTGAGCTTGCCGGAACCGTTGTAAAACTGTTCCAAGGACGCATCGTCACATCCGGGGTGACGGTACAAACCATCATTCCTGATGGTGTTCTCGTCTCTGCACCTCAAGGGGAGTTGCGACAGGTCATAGCAAATCTCGTAGGCAATGCGTTGGATGCTATGCCTGATGGCGGCCGCCTTGTCCTTCGTGTCCGAAAGTTTATGAATCATCGTACCGGTAAACTGTGTGTCCGCCTGACCGTTGCTGATACGGGGATTGGAATGCCCCCAGAAGTGTTGAGTCGGGTCTTCGAGGCGTTCTACACCACCAAGGGTGCTGGAGGAAACGGGCTTGGACTTTGGCTCAGTCTTGAGATCATGAAGAAGTGCGGCTCGTCGATGCGGGTGCGAAGCGCTGTCAAAAGAGGTACCGTCTTTCATCTTTCCCTGGAGGGCGCACAGCCACAGAGTTCTAAAGGAAGGGACGGAACGTCTGCGGAGTCCTAA
- a CDS encoding EAL domain-containing protein, translating to MTDKLMPTPLHKVVSYDQDVHGALKKSQFVPFFQPVITMHTGQLAGFEVLARWKHPTAGVIPPSQFIALAEQDGWINALTQQILEKAFAAASAIPTPLTLAINISPLQLRDLHLPELVHRIAMECNFSLSRVIVEITESALIDNLQSAATIVAKLKAMGCRLALDDFGTGYSSLHHLQALPFDELKVDRSFVSSMTDSRESRKIVSAVVGLGQSLGLATVAEGIETREQAEMMLWLGCEFGQGEFYGQPVPEHELAASISIDREHFVTDDRSAWRRISASDFEVSPSQRLAQLQAIYDGAPVGLAFVDQNLRYVNLNKRLAEMNGAPVENHLGSQVSEMIPELFPAVEPFIRRALEGEAISDVEAKAPTSGDTRLVSYQPALDEGGEVVGVAIAVTDITERKQTEDALKASEAHYRSMVELNPQVLWIMDPQGRNLDLSPRWDKSTGLMNDHLADHEWLRKIHPEDMRATLKAMAVSRRAGAPIDVAYRVPDGEDGWTWKRAKGAPRFDVSGNIVCWYGSVQDIVAPSDLEKPLPDDAIPVKVKTTIHVTDLSVTATEKERRHRALGELEILDTLPEPEFDDLVVLASEICGTPISLISLLDSERQWFKAAVGLAATETSITSSFCALAIAEKGLFVVEDATKDKRFEQNPLVLGSPHIRFYAGMPLYAGDGVAIGTLCVIDTIPRGLSPGQIKALSILSQEVQGRLELRSERRKNLTEISANRELTTRLEASNKTLTEANGKLENLFAELEETRLLHLADECELRKRSELDDLKNEYVAMVSHELRSPLTSVRGAVGILSAGLAGPVNDKGARLFHIALSNLDRMIRLVNDVLNLERIASGATSLQVQECLIEDLAEQAIETMMPTAQAHGVELHVNAVSQTLGSKLLFHGDPDKILQVLINLLSNAIKFSPPQGDVVLDIRASIDQLTVKISDEGRGIPEDQLEKVFERFRQLEHDDARRLGGSGLGLAICRAIVEQHGGAIWAERNPTKGTSFLVTLPRSTQKLPTEEPAEKAYARAASLARPPLKPFGTDEKSNQATTPVPL from the coding sequence ATGACAGACAAGCTGATGCCGACGCCACTACATAAGGTGGTTTCCTACGACCAGGACGTCCATGGCGCTTTGAAGAAAAGCCAATTTGTTCCCTTCTTTCAGCCCGTGATCACCATGCACACCGGGCAATTAGCTGGGTTCGAGGTACTCGCCCGTTGGAAGCACCCTACGGCCGGTGTAATTCCGCCCAGCCAATTCATTGCGCTAGCAGAACAAGATGGCTGGATCAACGCCCTCACCCAACAGATTTTGGAGAAGGCCTTTGCTGCGGCTTCCGCGATCCCGACCCCTCTAACACTGGCTATTAACATCTCTCCTCTTCAACTACGCGACTTGCACTTGCCGGAACTAGTCCACCGTATCGCCATGGAATGCAACTTCTCACTTTCGCGGGTCATTGTGGAGATAACAGAGAGCGCCCTCATCGACAACCTTCAGAGTGCCGCAACGATCGTAGCTAAACTTAAGGCGATGGGTTGCAGGCTGGCGCTTGACGATTTCGGTACGGGCTACTCTAGCCTGCACCATCTCCAGGCTCTGCCGTTTGACGAATTAAAGGTCGACCGAAGCTTCGTCAGCTCAATGACGGACAGCCGGGAAAGCCGCAAGATAGTCTCTGCAGTTGTAGGCCTTGGACAAAGCCTCGGCTTGGCTACTGTCGCTGAGGGCATCGAGACCCGGGAGCAGGCAGAGATGATGCTGTGGCTGGGGTGCGAATTTGGTCAAGGGGAGTTTTATGGTCAACCCGTACCAGAACACGAGCTTGCTGCGTCAATCTCAATTGATCGTGAACATTTCGTCACAGACGATCGGAGCGCCTGGAGACGCATTTCTGCTTCAGACTTCGAGGTTTCTCCGTCTCAGCGGCTAGCACAACTCCAAGCCATCTATGATGGCGCGCCAGTAGGCCTGGCCTTCGTTGATCAAAATCTTAGATATGTGAATCTCAATAAAAGACTTGCCGAGATGAACGGCGCTCCGGTTGAAAACCATCTGGGGAGTCAAGTCTCCGAGATGATTCCAGAGCTCTTTCCCGCCGTGGAACCCTTCATAAGGCGTGCCCTTGAAGGGGAGGCAATCTCAGATGTTGAGGCGAAAGCTCCCACTTCCGGGGACACGCGCTTAGTTTCCTACCAGCCAGCGCTGGATGAGGGCGGGGAAGTTGTTGGAGTCGCAATCGCTGTGACCGATATCACGGAACGAAAACAAACAGAGGACGCGCTCAAAGCGAGCGAAGCTCATTACAGGAGCATGGTTGAGCTGAATCCGCAGGTCCTATGGATTATGGATCCCCAAGGTCGCAATCTTGATCTGAGTCCGAGATGGGATAAGAGCACGGGCCTGATGAACGATCATCTAGCGGATCACGAATGGCTCAGAAAGATCCATCCGGAAGATATGCGAGCCACACTCAAAGCTATGGCCGTCTCGAGGCGAGCAGGTGCGCCCATTGACGTTGCTTATCGCGTGCCGGATGGGGAAGATGGCTGGACATGGAAGCGGGCCAAGGGTGCCCCTAGGTTTGACGTTAGCGGTAACATCGTCTGCTGGTACGGCAGCGTGCAGGATATTGTGGCTCCGAGCGACCTGGAGAAGCCGTTGCCCGACGATGCAATACCCGTAAAGGTCAAGACGACAATTCATGTAACGGATCTTTCCGTTACAGCGACGGAGAAGGAGAGGAGACACCGGGCACTGGGCGAACTTGAGATCCTCGACACGCTACCCGAGCCAGAATTTGACGATCTGGTAGTGCTGGCCTCTGAGATCTGCGGTACACCCATCAGCCTTATATCCTTACTCGACTCCGAACGTCAATGGTTCAAGGCCGCTGTTGGACTTGCTGCAACTGAGACTTCTATCACGTCGTCCTTCTGTGCACTCGCGATCGCTGAGAAGGGTCTTTTTGTGGTGGAAGATGCGACAAAGGACAAGCGCTTCGAACAAAATCCTCTTGTTCTCGGCTCACCACACATCCGCTTCTATGCCGGCATGCCCCTCTATGCCGGTGACGGTGTAGCCATTGGCACGCTGTGTGTCATAGATACCATCCCGCGAGGCCTATCTCCCGGACAGATCAAAGCCCTCTCTATCCTCAGCCAAGAGGTTCAAGGTCGCTTGGAGCTTCGCTCTGAGCGGAGGAAGAACCTTACAGAGATCAGCGCAAATCGGGAGCTCACGACTCGGCTAGAGGCAAGCAACAAGACCCTCACGGAAGCAAATGGGAAGCTTGAGAACCTCTTCGCTGAGCTCGAAGAAACCCGGCTTCTACACTTGGCCGATGAATGCGAGCTGCGGAAGCGATCTGAACTGGATGACCTCAAGAATGAGTATGTCGCCATGGTGTCCCATGAGCTCCGGTCACCCTTAACAAGCGTGCGGGGTGCTGTTGGAATTCTATCGGCGGGCCTGGCAGGTCCAGTGAACGACAAAGGCGCGAGGCTTTTTCATATTGCTCTGAGCAACCTGGACCGGATGATTCGGTTGGTCAACGATGTCCTGAACCTCGAGCGGATAGCGTCCGGAGCGACATCTCTCCAGGTGCAAGAATGTTTGATAGAAGATTTGGCAGAACAGGCTATCGAAACAATGATGCCAACGGCTCAAGCGCATGGGGTCGAGCTTCATGTTAACGCCGTCTCTCAGACATTAGGCAGCAAGCTCCTTTTTCATGGGGATCCCGATAAAATCTTGCAGGTCCTCATCAACTTGCTGTCCAATGCGATCAAGTTTTCCCCGCCTCAAGGGGATGTAGTGCTCGATATTCGGGCGTCTATCGACCAACTGACGGTGAAAATCTCAGACGAAGGGCGTGGCATTCCAGAGGATCAACTTGAGAAGGTGTTCGAACGCTTCCGGCAACTTGAGCATGACGATGCCCGTCGACTCGGGGGAAGCGGCCTCGGCCTCGCAATCTGTCGCGCCATTGTTGAACAGCACGGCGGCGCCATTTGGGCGGAGAGAAATCCGACAAAAGGTACATCTTTCTTGGTGACCCTGCCTCGCTCCACGCAAAAGCTTCCTACAGAGGAACCTGCCGAAAAGGCCTATGCGCGTGCAGCATCGCTTGCAAGGCCGCCGCTCAAACCATTTGGAACTGATGAGAAGTCAAACCAAGCGACAACCCCGGTCCCCTTATGA
- a CDS encoding Crp/Fnr family transcriptional regulator: MNSTLRIASANHASIKSCARSPTTQKSAYALRSITSHRAEIHTTPSLVYLIGQPRSRPHMTQGHFKNGLLQRFDSETIRRLDLNAVDLPVNREIEFPGNRIEHLFFIEEGMASMTTTFDDGSQVEVGLAGWESVQGASVLMGTKKSLNRVYMQVAGHGYTTTTCLAAQEFKRCSVFQDLTLRYLQAQFIQSAQTAGCNARHSVQQRLARWLLLCADRNGGRILPLSHEYMADMLGANRTTVTVVAGQFQSLNLIQYTRGKINLIDLPGLEKMACECYRVVRDHLTNLTEYDQGVGCTGQVNEQQLKAS, from the coding sequence TTGAACAGTACTTTGCGTATCGCTTCAGCAAATCACGCCAGTATTAAATCTTGTGCTCGGTCGCCTACAACACAAAAGAGCGCGTATGCTTTGCGTAGCATCACAAGCCATCGCGCGGAGATCCATACCACGCCGTCCCTGGTGTATCTGATCGGCCAGCCGAGATCGAGGCCACACATGACACAAGGACATTTCAAGAACGGGCTGCTTCAACGCTTCGATTCCGAAACTATTAGGCGGTTAGACCTGAATGCGGTCGACCTTCCGGTGAATCGCGAGATCGAATTTCCTGGCAATCGAATCGAGCATCTCTTCTTCATTGAGGAGGGGATGGCGTCGATGACGACGACGTTCGACGATGGGTCTCAGGTCGAGGTGGGCCTCGCAGGGTGGGAGTCTGTGCAGGGTGCATCCGTTCTGATGGGTACCAAGAAGAGCCTCAACCGGGTCTATATGCAGGTAGCCGGACATGGCTACACCACTACAACGTGCCTGGCAGCTCAGGAATTCAAACGTTGCTCAGTGTTTCAGGACCTTACTTTGCGGTATCTTCAGGCTCAATTCATTCAGTCAGCACAGACGGCGGGCTGCAATGCCCGTCACTCTGTCCAGCAACGTTTAGCCCGCTGGCTGCTTCTTTGCGCCGACCGGAACGGAGGCCGCATTCTGCCTCTATCCCATGAGTACATGGCGGACATGCTTGGCGCAAACCGTACGACCGTAACTGTCGTTGCAGGCCAATTTCAAAGCCTAAATCTGATCCAGTACACACGCGGCAAGATCAATCTTATCGATCTTCCAGGCTTGGAAAAGATGGCCTGTGAGTGCTACCGGGTCGTGCGAGACCACCTCACCAATCTCACTGAATATGATCAGGGCGTTGGGTGTACCGGACAGGTAAATGAGCAGCAACTGAAAGCCAGCTAA